A genomic stretch from Anaerolinea thermophila UNI-1 includes:
- the nuoL gene encoding NADH-quinone oxidoreductase subunit L — protein MPLVTQNEILPAFQAVPWVVFFPLLGLILNLLFGKRFSEKFAGAVASLATLASFGVALTLFFALQSHPEGASIPFLTWIQVGDFVVNWAFRVDTLSVTMMLVVSGVGLLIHIYAAGYMHEDVRHNGDPGRYRRFFVYFNLFIAMMMILVSADNYLMLFVGWEGVGLCSYLLIGFWFEKGKDGIANAQAAKKAFVVNRVGDFGLLIALFLMYQHFGTLEFARVFEQAPALAAATPGVLLAMTLFMLLGVTGKSAQIPLYVWLPDAMAGPTPVSALIHAATMVTAGVYLVVRSTPLYSLVPEAQTVVTWVGALTALFAATIAIAQFDIKRVLAYSTISQLGFMVAAAGMGAGVAAMFHLTTHAFFKALLFLAAGSVILGVEAGHARAHAHADEHGHDDFDPQDMRNMGGLKDRMPLTFWVYLIGALALSGIAPLSGFFSKDEILHAAEQNHPAIFWILLITAFLTAFYMGRQLVMVFSGTVRTRAAGAARENGAIITLPLVGLAILSVLGGLLNFPGSWGLEHWLEHTLEGIKPSEFAPLTALISVLVALGGLGLAYAIYAVTNPLSDAKQPDPLTRLGVLWRGMANKWKVDELYHALFVRPYEALARFLATPVDQGVIDGISGGLAWLSVRAGEGLRVFQNGFLRSYALLIVLGVTAILSYLIWVR, from the coding sequence ATGCCGCTAGTAACTCAGAACGAAATTCTGCCTGCCTTTCAAGCCGTCCCGTGGGTGGTCTTCTTCCCTCTCCTCGGCTTGATTTTGAATCTTCTTTTTGGCAAACGATTCAGCGAGAAATTTGCGGGCGCGGTAGCCAGTTTGGCAACGCTGGCATCCTTTGGGGTTGCGCTGACTTTGTTCTTTGCCCTGCAATCCCATCCGGAAGGCGCCAGTATCCCCTTCCTGACCTGGATTCAGGTGGGCGATTTTGTGGTCAACTGGGCGTTTCGCGTGGATACCCTCTCGGTGACCATGATGCTGGTAGTTTCGGGGGTGGGCTTGCTCATCCATATTTACGCCGCAGGCTACATGCACGAGGACGTGCGTCACAATGGTGATCCGGGACGCTATCGCCGCTTCTTCGTGTACTTTAACCTCTTCATCGCCATGATGATGATTCTGGTCAGCGCCGATAACTACCTGATGCTTTTTGTTGGGTGGGAAGGCGTTGGCTTATGTTCTTACCTGCTCATTGGTTTCTGGTTTGAAAAAGGCAAGGACGGCATTGCCAATGCCCAGGCGGCTAAGAAGGCGTTTGTGGTCAACCGGGTGGGTGATTTTGGTTTGCTCATCGCCCTGTTTCTGATGTACCAGCATTTTGGCACGCTGGAGTTTGCCAGAGTGTTTGAGCAGGCTCCCGCGCTTGCCGCGGCGACCCCGGGTGTGCTTCTGGCGATGACGCTGTTCATGCTATTGGGCGTAACGGGAAAATCGGCGCAGATTCCGCTCTACGTCTGGTTGCCCGATGCTATGGCTGGTCCCACGCCTGTTTCGGCATTGATCCATGCCGCCACGATGGTTACAGCAGGTGTGTATCTGGTGGTGCGATCCACCCCGCTTTACAGTCTGGTGCCGGAAGCCCAAACCGTGGTGACTTGGGTGGGGGCACTGACCGCGCTCTTTGCTGCCACGATTGCCATTGCTCAGTTTGACATCAAGCGCGTGCTGGCTTATTCCACCATATCTCAATTGGGCTTTATGGTGGCGGCGGCAGGTATGGGCGCTGGGGTGGCTGCGATGTTCCATCTCACCACGCATGCTTTCTTCAAAGCCCTGCTCTTCCTGGCTGCAGGTTCGGTCATCCTGGGCGTTGAGGCGGGACATGCCCGCGCTCATGCTCATGCCGATGAACACGGGCACGATGACTTTGATCCGCAGGACATGCGCAACATGGGAGGGTTGAAAGACCGCATGCCGCTGACTTTCTGGGTTTACCTGATCGGTGCGCTGGCGCTTTCAGGGATTGCTCCGTTGTCGGGTTTCTTCTCTAAAGATGAAATTCTCCATGCTGCTGAGCAAAATCATCCGGCGATTTTCTGGATTTTGTTGATTACTGCTTTCCTGACGGCTTTTTACATGGGGCGTCAACTGGTGATGGTCTTCAGCGGCACGGTGCGTACCCGTGCGGCAGGCGCGGCACGCGAAAATGGCGCTATCATCACGCTGCCGCTGGTTGGGCTGGCAATTCTCTCGGTGCTGGGTGGTTTGCTGAATTTCCCAGGTAGTTGGGGGTTGGAGCACTGGCTGGAGCATACTCTGGAGGGGATTAAGCCTTCCGAGTTTGCCCCGCTTACCGCACTGATCTCGGTTCTGGTTGCGCTGGGTGGATTGGGGTTAGCCTATGCCATTTACGCTGTAACGAATCCGCTCTCGGATGCCAAACAACCCGACCCGTTGACCCGGCTTGGCGTGTTGTGGCGGGGTATGGCGAATAAATGGAAAGTGGATGAACTCTATCACGCCTTGTTTGTGCGTCCATATGAGGCGTTGGCACGTTTCCTCGCCACGCCAGTGGATCAGGGCGTCATTGATGGCATCTCCGGCGGGCTGGCATGGCTTTCTGTACGCGCAGGCGAAGGCTTGCGGGTATTTCAGAACGGCTTCCTGCGTTCCTATGCCCTGCTGATTGTTCTGGGTGTAACGGCAATCCTGTCTTATCTTATCTGGGTGCGTTAA
- a CDS encoding complex I subunit 4 family protein, whose protein sequence is MDYTLILLTFSPLVGFLVLLFLKEEQKTALRWVALITSLVTFALSLWALAQFRMGEGGLQLVFDQPWFRLAESQVTFAMGVDGLGMLMILLTTFLTPLALLSTWSAVQERVKGFMIFFLLLETGMLGVFTAQDLVLFYIFWEFTLIPMYFLIGIWGGERRIYAAVKFFLFTMFGSVLMLLAILYLGLTAGTFSLSDLVLARQVFAGAQVWLWLAFALAFAIKVPMWPLHTWLPDAHVEAPTAGSVILAGVLLKMGSYGFLRFNLPLFPEATLQLAPYMAVLAVIGILYGAVVSFAQTDVKKLVAYSSVSHLGFVMLGIFALTAQGLAGSILQMVNHGLSTGALFLLVGMLYERRHTRQMSAYGGIWKVVPVLGAVMLFISLSSAGLPALNGFVGEFTILLGSFSSSTLGSPWFAGLGALGVILAAVYLLVMFERVFLGPVKHAENQSLKDMNLREVLTLLPIMIVILWIGLYPSFFFNLMNPTVSQLLATVQTAAMAIR, encoded by the coding sequence ATGGACTATACATTGATTTTGCTCACTTTCTCCCCGCTGGTGGGATTTCTGGTTCTCCTTTTCCTCAAAGAGGAACAAAAAACGGCATTGCGCTGGGTAGCGTTGATCACTTCACTGGTAACGTTTGCCCTTTCCCTCTGGGCACTGGCGCAGTTCCGCATGGGTGAGGGAGGCTTGCAACTAGTCTTTGATCAGCCCTGGTTCCGCCTGGCGGAGTCGCAAGTCACCTTTGCCATGGGGGTGGATGGGCTGGGCATGCTCATGATCCTGTTGACCACCTTCCTCACGCCGCTGGCGTTGCTTTCGACCTGGAGCGCCGTGCAGGAGCGGGTCAAAGGCTTCATGATTTTCTTCCTGCTCCTCGAAACGGGCATGCTGGGGGTCTTCACCGCCCAGGATCTGGTGTTGTTTTACATCTTCTGGGAGTTCACTCTCATCCCCATGTACTTCCTGATTGGGATTTGGGGAGGAGAACGGCGCATTTATGCAGCGGTGAAGTTCTTCCTCTTCACCATGTTTGGCTCGGTGCTGATGCTCCTTGCCATCCTCTACCTGGGGCTGACTGCTGGCACGTTCTCTTTGAGCGATCTGGTGCTTGCCCGTCAGGTTTTTGCCGGAGCGCAGGTGTGGCTCTGGCTGGCATTTGCTCTGGCATTTGCCATCAAGGTCCCCATGTGGCCCCTGCATACCTGGTTGCCCGATGCGCATGTGGAAGCGCCTACGGCTGGCTCGGTCATTCTGGCGGGTGTGTTGCTGAAGATGGGTTCATACGGTTTCCTGCGCTTCAACCTGCCGCTCTTTCCGGAAGCCACGCTGCAACTGGCGCCTTACATGGCGGTTCTGGCGGTGATTGGTATTCTGTACGGTGCGGTGGTTTCCTTTGCCCAGACGGACGTCAAAAAACTGGTCGCCTATTCCTCGGTGAGCCATTTGGGTTTTGTCATGCTGGGAATCTTCGCCTTGACGGCTCAGGGGTTGGCTGGAAGTATTTTGCAGATGGTCAATCATGGGCTGAGTACGGGCGCCCTCTTCCTGCTGGTGGGCATGCTCTACGAACGTCGTCATACTCGTCAGATGTCTGCCTACGGTGGTATCTGGAAAGTGGTACCTGTTTTGGGCGCAGTGATGTTGTTTATCAGCCTTTCTTCGGCGGGCTTGCCCGCCCTCAACGGCTTCGTGGGTGAATTTACCATCCTGTTGGGTTCGTTCTCTTCCAGTACCCTGGGGTCGCCGTGGTTTGCGGGGTTGGGCGCGCTGGGTGTCATCCTGGCGGCGGTGTACCTGCTGGTGATGTTTGAGCGCGTTTTCCTAGGCCCCGTCAAACATGCGGAAAATCAATCTCTCAAAGATATGAACCTGCGCGAAGTGCTTACCCTTTTGCCCATCATGATTGTCATTTTGTGGATTGGGTTGTACCCGTCTTTCTTCTTCAATCTGATGAACCCCACCGTCTCGCAACTGCTCGCTACCGTGCAGACCGCGGCGATGGCAATCCGCTAA
- a CDS encoding NADH-quinone oxidoreductase subunit N: MMITLNDVLTLLPAVVLLAWGVMMLVVDLFLPKERKAIIPLLAGLGAAAGLGVNLALTGYSQTGFNGMVVLDGFASFTNTLLLIAALFAVMLAYDYMRRMNIERSECCALMLISTAGMMMMVQAYDLIILFLALELFSIPLYVMSGLIRGKISSEEAALKYFLLGAFSSAFLLYGVAFLYGATQHTNLAGIVAAMQSGTANYIFLMLGVALLLVGLAFKLAIVPFHSWAPDVYQGAPTPVTGWMSVSVKIAALAALLRVFVVAFPSLSAQISPVLGVLAALTMIVGNVLALVQTNIKRLLAYSSIASAGYLLMAFVPYGQGEVASHAVAAGLFYMVGYLFTSFAAWAVVAAVEKAEGKDLEITSYAGLARRHPWLAVAMLIAMVSFIGVPPTLGFWGKFYLFRTALEGGLVWLALIGLLTSLFSAYYYLRVVVVMFMQPGEVEARREVWVNLLAVVSAGATLLLAFIPWQILDWATAAFLRFP; the protein is encoded by the coding sequence ATGATGATCACTTTGAACGATGTCCTTACCCTCCTTCCAGCAGTGGTTTTGCTGGCTTGGGGCGTGATGATGCTGGTTGTGGATTTATTCCTCCCTAAAGAACGCAAGGCTATCATTCCTTTGCTGGCAGGGCTTGGTGCGGCTGCGGGTTTGGGGGTGAATCTGGCTCTGACGGGATATTCCCAGACAGGCTTCAACGGCATGGTAGTGCTGGACGGTTTTGCCTCTTTCACGAACACCCTGCTGTTGATTGCTGCGCTCTTTGCGGTCATGCTGGCATATGACTACATGCGCCGCATGAACATCGAACGCAGTGAATGCTGTGCCTTGATGCTCATCTCTACTGCCGGGATGATGATGATGGTGCAAGCCTATGACCTCATCATCCTCTTTCTTGCGCTGGAACTGTTCTCCATCCCTCTGTACGTCATGTCCGGGCTGATTCGCGGCAAAATCTCTTCGGAAGAAGCCGCGCTCAAATACTTCCTGCTGGGTGCGTTTTCCTCGGCGTTTCTCCTTTATGGGGTGGCTTTCCTCTATGGTGCAACCCAGCACACCAATCTGGCGGGAATTGTTGCCGCTATGCAAAGCGGTACAGCAAATTACATCTTCTTGATGCTGGGGGTTGCCTTATTGCTGGTTGGCTTAGCCTTCAAACTGGCAATTGTACCTTTCCACTCCTGGGCTCCGGATGTGTACCAGGGCGCGCCTACACCCGTCACCGGCTGGATGTCGGTGAGCGTGAAGATTGCCGCACTGGCGGCGCTTTTGCGGGTGTTTGTGGTGGCGTTCCCATCGCTCTCAGCGCAAATTTCGCCCGTATTGGGCGTGCTGGCGGCTTTGACCATGATTGTGGGCAATGTGCTGGCGTTGGTGCAGACCAATATCAAGCGTCTGCTGGCGTATTCCAGCATCGCTAGTGCGGGCTATCTGCTCATGGCGTTTGTCCCTTACGGACAGGGTGAAGTGGCCTCGCATGCGGTCGCTGCAGGGCTGTTCTACATGGTGGGCTATTTGTTTACCAGTTTTGCCGCCTGGGCAGTGGTTGCGGCAGTGGAGAAAGCCGAAGGCAAAGACCTGGAAATTACCAGTTACGCCGGGCTGGCGCGACGACATCCCTGGCTGGCAGTAGCGATGCTGATTGCTATGGTGTCCTTCATCGGTGTCCCGCCTACACTGGGCTTTTGGGGTAAGTTTTATCTGTTCCGCACCGCGCTGGAAGGCGGTCTGGTCTGGCTGGCGCTGATTGGCTTGCTGACTTCCCTCTTCTCGGCTTATTACTACCTGCGTGTGGTGGTGGTGATGTTCATGCAGCCGGGCGAGGTGGAAGCCCGCCGAGAAGTGTGGGTCAACCTGCTGGCGGTAGTTTCGGCAGGGGCAACCCTGTTGCTGGCGTTCATCCCCTGGCAGATTCTGGATTGGGCAACGGCGGCTTTCCTGCGTTTCCCGTAA
- a CDS encoding DUF92 domain-containing protein, with product MLLKLLLGVFFALLITGAAVRMRALSPSGFWAALALGTIIFGLGGLAWAIALLTFFVSSSLLSRLWGKQKRSLEEKFSKGHQRDAWQVLANGGLAGGMALLHAFIPHSPLPWVGFIAALAAANADTWATELGALSPVSPRLITTLRPVERGTSGGISLLGTLAALSGAVLLALVGVLFWNGFILPIPAGVPFVLVDLLGGVPMLPPPGGAGLWFMIFSLSGLAGSLVDSLLGATVQAIYRCPACEKETERHPLHTCGTRTHLLRGWRWMNNDAVNFLCTFSAFVLSILFL from the coding sequence ATGCTCTTGAAACTGCTTCTGGGCGTTTTCTTTGCATTGCTGATCACCGGTGCGGCAGTTCGAATGCGCGCTTTAAGTCCTTCAGGGTTCTGGGCGGCATTAGCCTTGGGCACAATCATCTTTGGACTGGGCGGGCTGGCATGGGCGATTGCCCTGCTGACTTTCTTTGTCTCTTCTTCTCTGCTCTCCCGTTTGTGGGGAAAACAAAAACGTTCCCTGGAAGAAAAGTTCTCTAAAGGACATCAGCGCGATGCCTGGCAGGTGCTTGCCAATGGCGGATTGGCAGGCGGGATGGCTCTTCTCCACGCTTTTATTCCTCACTCTCCCCTTCCCTGGGTCGGCTTCATCGCCGCGCTCGCCGCCGCCAACGCCGATACCTGGGCAACCGAACTGGGAGCCCTCAGCCCTGTTTCCCCGCGGCTCATCACCACTCTGCGCCCCGTGGAACGGGGCACTTCAGGGGGTATCAGCCTGTTGGGAACACTGGCAGCGCTTTCCGGCGCGGTTCTGCTGGCATTGGTCGGCGTCCTGTTCTGGAACGGCTTCATTCTGCCCATTCCTGCCGGTGTGCCTTTTGTGCTGGTAGATTTGTTGGGAGGGGTGCCGATGCTGCCTCCGCCTGGCGGCGCAGGGTTGTGGTTCATGATCTTCTCTCTCAGCGGGTTGGCAGGTTCGCTGGTCGATTCCCTGCTTGGCGCAACCGTCCAGGCCATTTACCGCTGTCCTGCGTGTGAAAAAGAAACCGAGCGTCATCCCCTGCACACCTGCGGGACTCGCACCCATCTCCTGCGGGGCTGGAGGTGGATGAACAATGATGCTGTTAATTTCCTCTGCACCTTCTCTGCATTCGTCCTTTCCATCCTCTTCCTGTAA
- a CDS encoding PH domain-containing protein, with the protein MELPALFTPPRRYGLIFLSLVTLILTGAGGLSIALSTSQQEQSRFTGLLLFGVILLVPVPLILYALYSLLRGQYILEREGLRLRWGLRAEDIPMSHIEWVRPMKELGFRVPLPLLRFPGAVLGNVYSHELGAIEFLASDPDSILLIATPEKIYAISPENVSAFMRAYRYVAELGSLQPISSQSIRPMVFLAHIWQDQIARRLILTGGGLFLALLVSSGIAILTRATVPLGYSPQGASLAPVPSIQILLLPVLGLLFLGTDWIIGVYFYRQERTLPAAYLLWGSGAVTLLLFVLATWIFMLAG; encoded by the coding sequence ATGGAACTACCTGCGCTGTTTACCCCACCCCGCCGGTACGGCTTGATATTTTTAAGCCTGGTTACGTTGATCCTGACAGGTGCAGGTGGATTGAGCATTGCATTGAGCACCTCTCAACAGGAACAAAGCCGCTTTACCGGCTTGCTCTTGTTTGGGGTTATCCTGCTGGTGCCTGTGCCTCTGATTTTATATGCCCTCTACAGTTTACTGCGAGGGCAATATATTCTTGAAAGAGAGGGACTGCGTCTTCGTTGGGGGTTACGCGCTGAGGACATTCCCATGTCCCACATCGAGTGGGTGCGCCCGATGAAGGAACTGGGCTTCCGTGTGCCTCTGCCATTGCTGCGTTTTCCGGGGGCTGTGCTCGGAAATGTCTATTCCCATGAACTGGGTGCCATTGAGTTCCTGGCTTCCGATCCCGACTCCATCCTGCTGATTGCCACACCCGAGAAAATCTACGCCATTTCACCGGAGAACGTCTCGGCCTTCATGCGCGCCTACCGGTACGTGGCAGAACTGGGCAGTTTACAGCCTATTTCCTCGCAGTCCATCCGCCCAATGGTCTTTCTGGCACACATATGGCAGGATCAGATTGCCCGGCGCTTGATTCTGACGGGTGGAGGGTTGTTTCTTGCCCTGCTGGTAAGCAGTGGGATAGCCATTCTCACCCGCGCAACGGTACCATTGGGATACTCTCCACAAGGGGCATCTCTTGCCCCCGTTCCCTCTATTCAAATTTTGCTTTTACCCGTTCTGGGTTTGCTCTTCCTGGGTACAGATTGGATTATAGGGGTGTACTTTTATCGGCAAGAACGCACTCTCCCTGCAGCCTACCTGCTATGGGGAAGCGGTGCGGTAACTCTTCTTTTGTTTGTGCTTGCTACCTGGATTTTCATGCTGGCGGGGTAA
- a CDS encoding DegT/DnrJ/EryC1/StrS family aminotransferase produces the protein MSSKQPVVPMSSPDLTDLEREAVLAVLHTPHLSMGERIREFEEAIRRFTGARFAIGVNSGTAGLHLCIRAAGVQPGDLVLTTPFSFVASTNVILYENAIPVFVDVDPQTGNMDVEQTAQALRDLSEGGKATQRWLPRHLPVSPQRLKAILAVDVFGQPADMDELRHLADQYDLHLIEDACEALGAEYKGRKAGMLGDCGVFAFYPNKQITTGEGGMIVTDDEDAAMLMMALRNQGRAPGDTWLQHTYLGYNYRLDEMSAALGTAQMNRIETLLNKREQVARWYMERLAEIPAVEVPYIAPQTTRSSWFVFVIRLARGINREEVAQRLEEKGIPVRPYFLPIHLQPYLVERFGYQPGDYPVTEDLGARGLALPFSSVMTEEQVETVCRALQSVL, from the coding sequence ATGAGTTCAAAACAACCCGTTGTCCCAATGTCTTCCCCCGACCTCACCGATTTGGAGAGGGAAGCCGTTCTTGCCGTCCTGCACACCCCCCATCTGAGTATGGGGGAACGCATTCGCGAATTTGAAGAAGCCATCCGACGGTTTACCGGCGCGCGCTTTGCCATTGGCGTGAATTCGGGAACTGCGGGATTGCATTTGTGCATCCGTGCCGCCGGGGTACAGCCCGGCGATCTGGTGCTGACCACCCCTTTTTCTTTCGTGGCATCCACCAACGTCATCCTGTACGAAAATGCCATCCCCGTCTTCGTGGACGTTGACCCGCAGACCGGAAACATGGATGTGGAGCAAACCGCCCAAGCCCTGCGCGATTTGAGCGAAGGCGGCAAAGCAACACAACGCTGGCTCCCCCGTCATCTACCCGTCTCCCCACAACGTCTAAAAGCCATTCTGGCAGTGGATGTGTTTGGTCAGCCGGCTGACATGGACGAACTCCGTCATCTTGCCGACCAGTACGACTTGCACCTCATTGAAGATGCCTGCGAAGCCCTGGGGGCGGAGTACAAGGGGCGCAAAGCGGGCATGCTGGGCGATTGTGGGGTGTTCGCCTTCTACCCCAACAAGCAAATTACCACTGGCGAGGGGGGGATGATTGTCACCGACGACGAGGACGCCGCCATGCTGATGATGGCTTTGCGCAATCAAGGGCGTGCTCCCGGCGACACATGGCTTCAGCATACTTACCTGGGCTACAACTATCGTCTGGATGAGATGAGCGCAGCACTGGGCACGGCACAAATGAACCGCATCGAAACCTTGCTGAACAAGCGCGAGCAGGTAGCACGCTGGTACATGGAACGCCTTGCGGAAATCCCCGCAGTGGAAGTGCCGTACATTGCCCCCCAAACCACCCGGTCCTCGTGGTTTGTCTTCGTCATCCGCCTAGCGCGGGGAATCAACCGTGAAGAAGTGGCTCAAAGACTGGAAGAGAAAGGAATTCCCGTGCGCCCTTACTTCCTGCCCATCCACCTGCAACCTTATCTGGTGGAGCGATTTGGATACCAACCGGGGGATTACCCGGTGACGGAAGACCTGGGCGCACGTGGTCTGGCTCTGCCCTTCTCCAGTGTGATGACCGAGGAACAGGTTGAAACTGTGTGCCGGGCATTGCAATCCGTTCTGTGA
- a CDS encoding proline--tRNA ligase, which yields MSPVTYFTQLFTQTRRQAPADLERPGQQFLVRAGYIHPVAGGTPFLPPLGTRALNRMRKTFLEEIKALGGMEIHLPPSGERADLAHLPLLDFLSVHLRSHRQLPVLWFSLNQRPQETPQRGGGLLSARSQTVLEIISLHREESELERTSADLAGTLLGFLRGLSLPLVGGEDLPFAGLQTGQAWMIPLEIGEERLLICEECGYTAASSAARFARPEPVSDSPLPLKKVPTPECKTIADLAKFLGIPESQTAKAVFFTARREGKEELIFAVVRGDREVNEAAIRRATGAEALFPASEEAIRAAGAEPGYASPVGLKGVHVIVDTEIPGTPNLVAGANEAGYHLLNTVYGRDYTATQVAEIALAQPGYACPECREPLSETRGLTVARSIRFSSDFIRDRGLNYFDENGQSRPVWMEIHTLNLTRTFACLAELRHDNYGLILPPQASPFEVHLVVLPGKENGVASALPEVLKQLEQMNLDVLVDDRSESPGVKFNDADLIGVPVRLTLSERSLQQGGIEVRKRWESERQTIPLEDLSDWIRKSLSQRG from the coding sequence ATGAGTCCTGTAACCTATTTTACACAACTGTTTACGCAAACCCGCCGGCAAGCCCCGGCTGATCTGGAACGTCCGGGACAGCAGTTTCTGGTGCGGGCAGGGTACATCCACCCCGTAGCGGGTGGAACGCCTTTCCTGCCGCCCCTGGGCACGCGCGCTTTGAATCGGATGCGCAAAACGTTTCTCGAAGAGATTAAAGCACTGGGAGGAATGGAAATCCATTTGCCCCCTTCTGGCGAAAGAGCCGACCTGGCGCACCTTCCTCTTCTGGATTTCCTCTCCGTCCATTTGCGCTCTCACCGTCAACTACCAGTGTTGTGGTTCTCTCTCAACCAACGTCCTCAAGAAACACCTCAACGGGGGGGCGGACTGCTTTCTGCACGCTCCCAAACTGTCCTAGAAATCATCAGCCTGCACCGCGAAGAAAGCGAACTGGAACGCACCTCGGCAGACCTGGCGGGTACCTTGCTGGGCTTCCTGCGTGGACTTTCTCTGCCTCTGGTCGGTGGAGAAGACCTGCCCTTTGCCGGACTGCAAACCGGACAGGCATGGATGATTCCTCTGGAGATTGGCGAAGAAAGGTTGCTGATATGCGAAGAATGCGGCTACACCGCCGCCTCAAGCGCAGCGCGTTTTGCCCGTCCTGAACCCGTCTCAGATTCTCCCCTTCCTCTAAAAAAAGTCCCCACGCCGGAATGTAAAACCATCGCCGACCTGGCAAAGTTTCTGGGTATCCCTGAATCGCAAACCGCCAAGGCAGTGTTTTTCACTGCCCGGCGCGAGGGGAAAGAGGAACTGATTTTTGCCGTGGTGCGCGGCGACCGCGAGGTGAACGAAGCCGCCATCCGGCGGGCAACCGGCGCTGAGGCACTCTTCCCCGCCTCAGAGGAAGCCATTCGCGCCGCGGGAGCCGAACCCGGCTACGCCTCTCCCGTAGGGCTGAAAGGCGTGCATGTCATCGTGGATACCGAGATTCCCGGGACGCCCAATCTGGTCGCCGGAGCAAACGAGGCAGGCTATCACCTGCTGAACACCGTCTACGGACGCGACTACACCGCCACACAGGTTGCCGAAATCGCCCTGGCACAACCCGGATACGCCTGTCCGGAATGCAGAGAGCCTCTGAGTGAAACGCGCGGGCTGACGGTAGCCCGCAGTATACGCTTTTCATCCGATTTCATTCGTGATAGAGGATTGAATTACTTTGATGAAAACGGTCAATCCCGACCGGTTTGGATGGAAATCCATACCCTGAACCTGACGCGCACCTTTGCCTGCCTGGCAGAATTGCGTCACGACAACTATGGACTGATTCTTCCGCCCCAGGCATCTCCCTTCGAGGTGCATCTGGTGGTATTACCCGGAAAAGAAAATGGTGTGGCATCTGCCCTGCCCGAAGTGCTGAAACAATTGGAACAAATGAATCTTGACGTGCTGGTGGATGACCGCTCCGAAAGTCCGGGGGTGAAATTCAACGATGCCGACCTGATCGGTGTTCCTGTCCGCCTGACGTTAAGCGAGCGCTCGCTTCAGCAAGGGGGGATTGAAGTGCGCAAACGCTGGGAGAGCGAGCGCCAAACTATTCCGCTGGAAGACCTCTCCGATTGGATTCGCAAATCTTTATCTCAGAGGGGATAA
- a CDS encoding CPBP family intramembrane glutamic endopeptidase — translation MELTPSWIVILTEWLGVIAVAWLLSATPRFRKQTVGFRYARRDGIVALTVGGVLVLIGWIFASSSPGKMLWELIRLPEPARSLNPLFILAMISLVITLAALFLRGQPLKGAGWNTTNLRLGIQTGLALALLTIFLRNRVMDVLNGLSREEIAYLLVVLGIALAEETIFRGYVQMRLCWWLGERQGVLATAALNTLWRLPLLLASGAYIVLWLNLVIMIGQAILSGWLMQKTGSVLTTILYRTTSLWMNFYT, via the coding sequence ATGGAACTAACCCCTTCATGGATTGTTATACTTACCGAGTGGCTGGGCGTTATTGCCGTAGCCTGGCTTCTTTCTGCGACCCCGCGCTTTCGTAAACAAACCGTAGGTTTTCGATACGCCCGCCGGGACGGCATCGTCGCCCTGACCGTGGGTGGTGTGCTGGTGCTGATAGGGTGGATTTTTGCCTCATCCAGCCCGGGCAAAATGCTTTGGGAACTCATCCGCCTTCCGGAGCCTGCCCGGAGTCTCAATCCGCTGTTCATCCTTGCGATGATCAGTCTGGTTATCACCCTGGCGGCGCTTTTCCTGCGCGGACAACCTCTCAAAGGGGCAGGGTGGAACACCACTAACCTGCGGTTGGGAATACAAACCGGGCTGGCACTTGCTCTGCTGACCATCTTCCTGCGCAACCGCGTCATGGACGTACTGAATGGGCTTTCCCGTGAGGAAATCGCTTATTTGCTGGTAGTCCTGGGGATTGCCCTCGCTGAAGAGACGATTTTCCGGGGTTATGTGCAGATGCGCCTGTGCTGGTGGCTGGGAGAACGTCAGGGCGTGCTGGCAACAGCGGCACTCAATACCCTGTGGCGGCTGCCCCTGCTTCTGGCATCGGGAGCATACATTGTGCTGTGGCTCAATCTGGTCATTATGATCGGTCAAGCCATCCTCTCTGGATGGCTAATGCAAAAGACCGGCAGTGTACTGACCACTATCCTGTACCGAACAACCTCTTTGTGGATGAACTTTTACACATGA
- a CDS encoding bactofilin family protein has product MFRKTPPQTPPPNPNMPVERVTSVLGPGILWKGNLRGTGGIRIEGTFEGDITLRGLVVVGETGKVVCQTLQANTVIVAGTVTGNITAEKLEIRGTGRVWGDVIISALATEEGGFLRGQVRMEEKIEFPLETSSSESSSETA; this is encoded by the coding sequence ATGTTTCGCAAGACTCCCCCGCAAACTCCCCCGCCCAACCCTAACATGCCCGTAGAGCGGGTCACCTCGGTGCTGGGACCCGGTATTCTGTGGAAAGGCAACCTGCGAGGAACCGGTGGCATCCGCATTGAAGGCACTTTTGAGGGAGATATTACCTTGCGCGGGCTGGTAGTAGTCGGCGAGACAGGTAAAGTAGTGTGTCAGACACTCCAAGCTAACACGGTGATTGTGGCTGGCACGGTCACCGGCAACATCACCGCCGAGAAACTGGAAATCCGTGGAACAGGGCGCGTATGGGGCGATGTCATCATCAGCGCACTGGCTACCGAAGAAGGTGGATTCCTGCGCGGGCAGGTGCGCATGGAAGAAAAAATCGAATTTCCACTGGAAACCTCATCCTCTGAATCTTCGTCGGAGACTGCATAA